In Salinirussus salinus, the following proteins share a genomic window:
- a CDS encoding AMP-dependent synthetase/ligase, producing the protein MAQTEPAWLRAEREYRDELPDRCTVPELFEDSAARHLDRPAQHYKGGVYDRSLAAEGVVQAADTGEFASLSYGEMRDVVRKLATGFRELGLEADDRVGIYANTRMEWAQTDFSALAAGCVVTTVYTESSPAQLRYLLADPEAKAVVVENESLLDTLLEVEEDLDLDHIVLVDEPARGYDREDVHTLGEVHELGAAAYDAETYREWVDERDPEDLASLVYTSGTTGDPKGVKLSHHNFRTNVRQVHRRFCPRPDKPPEMPTLDEETRAISFLPLAHVFERLSGHFALFSVGASVGYAENPDTLTEDFPKLAPTTAGSVPRVYERIYEAIREQAGESDAKARIFEWAAGVARQYADADSPGPLLRLKHGVADRLVYSTVRERLGGNIDFLVSGGGSLSPDLIRLFLGMGITVVEGYGLTETSPVVSTNPLEDIRPGTLGPPVVGVETRIDESVVPQEEFEAAGQVGELLVRGDNVTEGYWEKPGATEQAFTDGWFRTGDIVAESPDGYLTFRERLKQLLVLSTGKNVAPGPIEDRFATSERIDQIMLVGDGRKYVAALIVPNFGQLRAWAAEEGVSLPDDEEALCEDDRVREWVREALAAVNADLSPHESVERFELVTEEWTAENGLLTPSMKKKRREITDAYEEKVDQLYAEEAAAD; encoded by the coding sequence ATGGCACAGACAGAGCCGGCGTGGCTCCGGGCCGAGCGGGAGTACCGCGACGAGCTTCCCGACAGGTGTACGGTCCCCGAGCTGTTCGAGGACAGCGCGGCGCGCCACCTCGACCGGCCGGCACAGCACTACAAGGGCGGCGTCTACGACCGCTCGCTCGCCGCCGAGGGCGTCGTGCAGGCGGCCGACACCGGGGAGTTCGCCAGCCTCTCCTACGGCGAGATGCGGGACGTCGTCCGGAAGCTGGCGACCGGCTTTCGCGAACTCGGCCTCGAGGCCGACGACCGGGTCGGGATCTACGCGAACACGCGCATGGAGTGGGCACAGACCGACTTCTCGGCGCTGGCGGCCGGCTGTGTCGTCACCACCGTCTACACCGAGTCCTCGCCCGCCCAGCTGCGTTACCTGCTCGCGGATCCGGAAGCGAAGGCGGTCGTCGTCGAGAACGAGAGTCTGCTCGACACCCTGCTGGAGGTCGAGGAGGACCTCGACCTTGACCACATCGTCCTGGTCGACGAGCCCGCACGCGGGTACGACCGCGAGGACGTCCACACCCTCGGCGAGGTCCACGAGCTGGGTGCGGCGGCTTACGACGCGGAGACCTACCGGGAGTGGGTCGACGAGCGGGACCCCGAAGACCTCGCGAGCCTGGTCTACACCTCGGGGACGACCGGCGACCCGAAGGGGGTGAAACTCTCCCATCACAACTTCCGGACCAACGTCCGGCAGGTCCACCGCCGGTTCTGCCCCCGGCCGGACAAGCCGCCGGAGATGCCCACGCTCGACGAGGAGACACGCGCCATCTCCTTTCTGCCGCTGGCGCACGTCTTCGAGCGCCTCTCCGGGCACTTCGCGCTCTTCTCCGTGGGAGCGAGCGTCGGCTACGCCGAGAATCCGGACACGCTCACCGAGGACTTCCCGAAGCTCGCGCCGACGACCGCGGGCAGCGTCCCCCGGGTCTACGAGCGGATCTACGAGGCGATCCGCGAGCAAGCCGGCGAGTCCGACGCGAAAGCGCGCATCTTCGAGTGGGCGGCCGGCGTCGCCCGCCAGTACGCGGACGCCGACTCGCCCGGCCCGCTGTTGCGCCTGAAACACGGGGTCGCCGACCGGCTGGTCTACAGCACCGTCCGCGAACGCCTCGGCGGCAACATCGACTTTCTCGTCTCCGGCGGCGGGAGCCTCAGCCCCGACCTCATCCGGCTGTTTCTCGGCATGGGCATCACCGTCGTCGAGGGGTACGGCCTCACCGAAACCTCGCCAGTGGTCTCGACGAACCCCCTCGAGGACATCCGCCCGGGGACGCTCGGCCCGCCGGTCGTCGGCGTCGAGACCCGCATCGACGAGTCGGTCGTCCCACAGGAGGAGTTCGAGGCCGCGGGACAGGTCGGGGAACTGCTCGTGCGCGGCGACAACGTCACCGAGGGGTACTGGGAGAAACCCGGCGCGACCGAGCAGGCCTTCACCGACGGCTGGTTCCGGACGGGCGACATCGTCGCGGAGTCGCCCGACGGCTACCTGACCTTCCGGGAGCGCCTCAAGCAGCTGCTCGTGCTCTCGACGGGCAAAAACGTCGCGCCGGGCCCCATCGAGGACCGCTTTGCAACCAGCGAGCGCATCGACCAGATCATGCTCGTCGGCGACGGCCGGAAGTACGTGGCCGCCCTCATCGTCCCCAACTTCGGACAGCTCCGCGCGTGGGCCGCCGAGGAGGGCGTCTCGCTCCCGGACGACGAGGAAGCGCTCTGCGAGGACGACCGCGTCCGCGAGTGGGTCCGGGAGGCGCTCGCGGCGGTCAACGCGGACCTGTCTCCCCACGAGTCCGTCGAACGGTTCGAACTCGTCACCGAGGAGTGGACCGCCGAGAACGGGCTGCTCACACCGTCGATGAAGAAGAAACGTCGTGAAATTACCGACGCCTACGAGGAGAAAGTCGACCAACTCTACGCCGAGGAAGCCGCCGCGGACTGA
- a CDS encoding secondary thiamine-phosphate synthase enzyme YjbQ, with protein sequence MADFSVSTGARLSVVDVTDRVREALPDDAEGVATVHVDHTTAAVTVNEAEPRLLGDFETALSDLVPDEGWDHDALDGNADAHVRAMLVGPSVTVPVRDGGPDLGTWQSVLLVECDGPRTRTVRVLAD encoded by the coding sequence ATGGCCGACTTTTCAGTCAGCACCGGCGCGCGGCTGAGCGTCGTCGACGTGACCGACCGGGTCCGGGAGGCGCTTCCCGACGACGCCGAGGGGGTCGCGACCGTCCACGTCGACCACACCACCGCCGCTGTCACGGTCAACGAGGCCGAACCGCGCCTGCTGGGTGACTTCGAGACCGCCCTCTCCGACCTGGTCCCCGACGAGGGGTGGGACCACGACGCGCTGGACGGCAACGCCGACGCGCACGTCCGGGCGATGCTGGTGGGCCCGAGTGTGACGGTCCCGGTGCGCGACGGGGGGCCGGACCTGGGGACCTGGCAGTCCGTCCTGCTGGTGGAGTGTGACGGGCCCCGCACGCGGACGGTCCGCGTGCTCGCGGACTGA